One window from the genome of Nicotiana sylvestris chromosome 9, ASM39365v2, whole genome shotgun sequence encodes:
- the LOC104222221 gene encoding rab GTPase-activating protein 22-like isoform X2: MKNSSSEELDSYYPVRPECLADVPKTRFKARVGKTLSERRWNAAFSKEGYLDIAGVLRRIQRGGIHPSIKGAAWEFLLGCFDPESTFQERNQLRQQRREQYAAWKSECQKIVPVIGSGKIITSAIVSDDGQPIVSDDGQPIVSDDGQPIVSDDGKLIEYATNTSKSQDNNDAMPVDNGDFDKKMIQWKLSLHQIGLDVVRTDRTLIFYENEANQAKLWDILAVYAWMDKDIGYVQGMSDICSPMVILLENEADAYWCFERAMRRLRENFKCTTSSMGVQSQLSTLAQIVKTVDPKLHQHLEELDGGEYLFAFRMLMVLFRREFSFVDSLYLWEVMWAMEYNPNIYSSYDDKRQPNLSELLYDDKPNDKHKLKEYGKFERNNLKTGAAEQNNSALAVFLVASVLETKHRRLMKEAKGLDDVVQILGEISGNLDAKKALDEALKVHKKYLKQAKKS, translated from the exons ATGAAGAATTCGTCATCAGAGGAATTAGACTCTTATTATCCTGTTAGACCCGAATGCCTTGCTGATGTTCCCAAGACCCGCTTTAAAGCAAGG GTAGGAAAAACTCTTAGCGAAAGAAGATGGAATGCTGCATTCTCTAAAGAGGGTTATTTGGATATAGCGGGTGTTCTTAGACGAATCCAACGAGGG GGGATTCATCCATCAATTAAGGGGGCAGCCTGGGAGTTCCTGTTGGGTTGTTTTGATCCTGAGAGCACATTTCAGGAAAGAAATCAACTCAGACAACAACGGAG GGAGCAGTATGCTGCATGGAAATCAGAATGTCAGAAGATAGTACCTGTTATTGGCAGTGGAAAAATCATCACTAGTGCTATAGTCTCTGATGATGGACAGCCTATAGTCTCTGATGATGGGCAGCCTATAGTATCGGATGATGGGCAGCCTATAGTATCTGATGATGGGAAACTTATAGAGTATGCAACTAACACCAGTAAATCACAAGATAATAATGATGCCATGCCAGTTGATAATGGTGATTTTGACAAGAAAATGATTCAGTGGAAGCTTAGCTTGCATCAAATTG GTTTGGATGTTGTTCGAACGGATCGTACTCTTATATTTTACGAGAATGAAGCTAATCAGGCAAAACTCTGGGATATACTAGCTGTCTATGCCTGGATGGATAAAGATATCGGCTATGTTCAAG GAATGAGTGATATTTGCTCTCCAATGGTTATTCTGCTTGAGAACGAAGCAGATGCATACTGGTGCTTTGAACGTGCAATGCGTCGATTG CGAGAAAATTTCAAATGCACCACAAGTTCTATGGGAGTGCAATCTCAGCTAAGTACGCTAGCACAAATTGTTAAAACTGTTGATCCAAAGCTTCATCAGCACCTTG AGGAGCTAGATGGCGGAGAGTATCTGTTTGCATTTCGCATGCTGATGGTACTTTTCCGCAGGGAGTTCTCGTTTGTTGATTCACTCTATCTTTGGGAG GTGATGTGGGCCATGGAATACAATCCAAACATATATTCTTCTTATGATGACAAACGACAACCCAATCTTTCTGAATTGCTGTACGATGATAAGCCAAATGACAAGCATAAGCTAAAAGAATATGGGAAGTTTGAAAGGAACAATTTGAAAACTGGTGCCGCGGAACAGAATAATAGTGCTCTTGCTGTTTTCCTGGTTGCAAGTGTTCTTGAGACCAAGCACAGGCGACTTATGAAAGAGGCAAAGGGCCTAGATGATGTTGTACAG
- the LOC104222221 gene encoding rab GTPase-activating protein 22-like isoform X1, whose amino-acid sequence MGNSNAVAFKKEGGGAMKNSSSEELDSYYPVRPECLADVPKTRFKARVGKTLSERRWNAAFSKEGYLDIAGVLRRIQRGGIHPSIKGAAWEFLLGCFDPESTFQERNQLRQQRREQYAAWKSECQKIVPVIGSGKIITSAIVSDDGQPIVSDDGQPIVSDDGQPIVSDDGKLIEYATNTSKSQDNNDAMPVDNGDFDKKMIQWKLSLHQIGLDVVRTDRTLIFYENEANQAKLWDILAVYAWMDKDIGYVQGMSDICSPMVILLENEADAYWCFERAMRRLRENFKCTTSSMGVQSQLSTLAQIVKTVDPKLHQHLEELDGGEYLFAFRMLMVLFRREFSFVDSLYLWEVMWAMEYNPNIYSSYDDKRQPNLSELLYDDKPNDKHKLKEYGKFERNNLKTGAAEQNNSALAVFLVASVLETKHRRLMKEAKGLDDVVQILGEISGNLDAKKALDEALKVHKKYLKQAKKS is encoded by the exons GGGGTGGTGCTATGAAGAATTCGTCATCAGAGGAATTAGACTCTTATTATCCTGTTAGACCCGAATGCCTTGCTGATGTTCCCAAGACCCGCTTTAAAGCAAGG GTAGGAAAAACTCTTAGCGAAAGAAGATGGAATGCTGCATTCTCTAAAGAGGGTTATTTGGATATAGCGGGTGTTCTTAGACGAATCCAACGAGGG GGGATTCATCCATCAATTAAGGGGGCAGCCTGGGAGTTCCTGTTGGGTTGTTTTGATCCTGAGAGCACATTTCAGGAAAGAAATCAACTCAGACAACAACGGAG GGAGCAGTATGCTGCATGGAAATCAGAATGTCAGAAGATAGTACCTGTTATTGGCAGTGGAAAAATCATCACTAGTGCTATAGTCTCTGATGATGGACAGCCTATAGTCTCTGATGATGGGCAGCCTATAGTATCGGATGATGGGCAGCCTATAGTATCTGATGATGGGAAACTTATAGAGTATGCAACTAACACCAGTAAATCACAAGATAATAATGATGCCATGCCAGTTGATAATGGTGATTTTGACAAGAAAATGATTCAGTGGAAGCTTAGCTTGCATCAAATTG GTTTGGATGTTGTTCGAACGGATCGTACTCTTATATTTTACGAGAATGAAGCTAATCAGGCAAAACTCTGGGATATACTAGCTGTCTATGCCTGGATGGATAAAGATATCGGCTATGTTCAAG GAATGAGTGATATTTGCTCTCCAATGGTTATTCTGCTTGAGAACGAAGCAGATGCATACTGGTGCTTTGAACGTGCAATGCGTCGATTG CGAGAAAATTTCAAATGCACCACAAGTTCTATGGGAGTGCAATCTCAGCTAAGTACGCTAGCACAAATTGTTAAAACTGTTGATCCAAAGCTTCATCAGCACCTTG AGGAGCTAGATGGCGGAGAGTATCTGTTTGCATTTCGCATGCTGATGGTACTTTTCCGCAGGGAGTTCTCGTTTGTTGATTCACTCTATCTTTGGGAG GTGATGTGGGCCATGGAATACAATCCAAACATATATTCTTCTTATGATGACAAACGACAACCCAATCTTTCTGAATTGCTGTACGATGATAAGCCAAATGACAAGCATAAGCTAAAAGAATATGGGAAGTTTGAAAGGAACAATTTGAAAACTGGTGCCGCGGAACAGAATAATAGTGCTCTTGCTGTTTTCCTGGTTGCAAGTGTTCTTGAGACCAAGCACAGGCGACTTATGAAAGAGGCAAAGGGCCTAGATGATGTTGTACAG